The proteins below are encoded in one region of Desulfovibrio sp. JC022:
- the qrcD gene encoding menaquinone reductase integral membrane subunit QrcD encodes MDSNLFPEGVKRCGLPKFLLWMAFPAAILLWGAYAAGQIFYYGIGVTGLDNYFGFGLWITFDLAVIALGAGAFFTGFLKYILKIDQLKNIINLAVVLGFLCYSGAMLILTMDIGQPIRAWFGYWHPNVHSMLTEVIFCITCYCTVLIIEFIPLILEQKQLNKIPFLHHFAHHLHVNMALFAGIGTFLSTFHQGSLGGMYGVMFGRPYAFREGFFIWPWTFFLFVLSAVGSGPVFTVLVCTLMEKMTGRKLVEYKVKALMGKIAGTMLCVYMFFKIIDTWAWAVGYLPTVGLTFDQMFYGNVYGQWLLWTELVLCGIVPAIMLITPSIRNNPSLLYTAAILDCIGVSINRYVFTVQTIAIPVMPFDNWEIYVPNWAEWATSLMICAYGALVLSLCYRYLPMFPQELKLNKK; translated from the coding sequence ATGGATAGCAATCTCTTCCCCGAAGGCGTAAAACGCTGCGGACTTCCCAAGTTCCTGCTGTGGATGGCATTTCCTGCCGCTATTCTGCTCTGGGGAGCCTACGCTGCCGGACAGATTTTCTACTACGGCATCGGCGTTACCGGCCTTGATAACTACTTCGGGTTCGGCCTCTGGATTACTTTTGACCTTGCGGTTATCGCGCTTGGTGCCGGTGCTTTTTTCACCGGTTTCCTCAAGTATATCCTCAAGATCGATCAACTTAAAAATATCATCAACCTTGCAGTAGTCTTAGGATTCCTGTGCTACTCCGGCGCCATGCTCATTCTGACCATGGACATCGGGCAGCCTATCCGCGCATGGTTCGGTTACTGGCACCCCAACGTGCACTCCATGCTCACAGAAGTTATCTTCTGTATTACCTGTTACTGCACTGTTCTGATCATTGAATTCATTCCGCTGATTCTCGAGCAGAAGCAGCTGAACAAGATTCCTTTCCTGCACCACTTTGCCCATCACCTGCACGTGAATATGGCATTGTTCGCAGGTATCGGAACCTTCCTGTCCACCTTTCACCAGGGTTCTCTCGGTGGTATGTACGGCGTTATGTTCGGCCGTCCTTACGCTTTCCGTGAAGGTTTCTTCATCTGGCCCTGGACTTTCTTCCTCTTTGTTCTCTCCGCTGTGGGTTCCGGTCCTGTTTTCACAGTTCTGGTTTGTACCCTCATGGAGAAAATGACTGGTAGAAAGCTGGTGGAATACAAAGTTAAAGCCCTGATGGGTAAAATCGCCGGTACCATGCTTTGCGTGTACATGTTCTTCAAGATCATTGACACCTGGGCCTGGGCTGTAGGTTACCTGCCCACCGTCGGCCTGACCTTCGACCAGATGTTCTACGGCAACGTCTATGGTCAGTGGCTGCTCTGGACTGAGCTCGTGCTTTGCGGCATCGTTCCCGCTATCATGCTGATCACTCCGTCCATCAGGAACAACCCCAGCCTGCTGTACACCGCAGCGATTCTGGACTGCATCGGCGTATCCATCAACCGTTACGTCTTCACCGTTCAGACCATCGCTATCCCTGTTATGCCTTTCGATAACTGGGAAATCTATGTACCCAACTGGGCAGAATGGGCAACTTCGCTCATGATCTGCGCATACGGTGCTCTGGTGCTCAGCCTCTGCTACCGCTATCTGCCTATGTTCCCTCAGGAACTCAAGCTGAACAAGAAGTAG
- a CDS encoding cyclic nucleotide-binding domain-containing protein codes for MAAETSEYQEHLEIMREIPYFSGLDLEAQKLIAYLCVREKFSAGDEVFACGDHDQSAYYIMSGSMEAYLDNSPTKIQSFKEGDFVGALSLIGDSKRLFTLKATSDCVCFRLTSDKFKKAQEQYPVISNKFLKATVDMISNWEERFIANYNSGCSGCTTGIGLTLI; via the coding sequence ATGGCAGCAGAAACAAGTGAATACCAAGAGCATTTGGAAATAATGAGGGAAATCCCTTACTTCTCCGGTCTTGACCTTGAAGCTCAAAAGCTTATCGCCTACCTCTGCGTACGTGAAAAATTCTCCGCCGGTGATGAGGTATTTGCCTGCGGAGACCATGACCAATCCGCCTACTATATCATGAGCGGATCCATGGAAGCCTACCTGGATAACAGCCCCACCAAAATCCAATCCTTCAAGGAGGGCGATTTTGTAGGAGCACTTTCACTCATCGGGGATTCCAAACGTTTATTCACCCTCAAGGCTACTTCCGATTGCGTATGCTTTCGGCTGACCAGCGACAAATTCAAGAAGGCTCAGGAACAATATCCTGTAATCAGCAATAAATTCTTGAAAGCCACTGTTGACATGATAAGTAATTGGGAAGAAAGATTCATTGCAAACTACAACTCAGGATGCTCCGGTTGCACTACCGGAATAGGACTGACTCTCATTTAG
- a CDS encoding ABC transporter ATP-binding protein/permease codes for MITKRPLTYWVKNSNMKLQLILLVVIFFTVAVRLVPLEMQKKIINQAISMRKVDLLFMYCGFYIASVVSASLLKYLITVLQTYIGQEALAKMRKELYAHILTLPLSYFRKANPGMVVSSLVTELAPAGEYVGQSVAVPVTNLLTLIAFAGYMFYLNPIMAGISIALYPFVIYLVPKLQKRSNKANKKRVDTTRHLSSHINETISGIHEIHGNGSYRIENRRYGAFVDRLFKIRITWILYKQGIKVLNNFFQNLGPFLLFIVGGYLAIQGRFDLGALVAFLSAYEKIYDPWKELMDFYQVHNDAGVRYSRVMEYFDTKPEFELEPEGREPVKLKGNIEVQNLGFTVSGNIRLLKQINMQLKPGEQMALVGFSGSGKSTLAQCVSQLYKYTGGSVKIDGYEVGDLTKADMVHNMGIVAQSPFIFSGTIKDNLLYSCAAVLEGDPDAEKKMPTRDNMIEAVQQAGIFVDVLRFGLNTLLDPEKEADLSERLVRVRKNFHSDFGDRLAEHVEFYQDGKYLDFTCVAGNILFGHPNDNSFSGRQLVSNEYFQNFLKEAQLETPLLSLGRELAKQTVDILGNLPPDEVFFEQSPIPSEEFEEYKQLTGRIEETPLMDLKGKDREMLLQLALGFVPGVHKIVALPAVLKGLILDGRQMFNSRITEDRPETFSFYQMAEFIPSQTILDNILFGKPKTDHPKVQDAINQSMIQLLIEEDLLETVVELGMEFQVGTKGDKLSGGQCQKLAIARTFLKNPPIMIMDEATSALDNRSQNRIQGLLETKWKGKATLISVIHRLDTIKNYDKVAVMKAGKLMEVGPYDELMAKKGHLYELVHGAH; via the coding sequence ATGATCACCAAGCGTCCGCTAACCTACTGGGTGAAAAACAGTAATATGAAATTGCAGCTCATATTACTTGTTGTCATCTTTTTCACAGTAGCAGTCAGACTGGTTCCTCTGGAAATGCAGAAGAAAATCATCAACCAGGCCATCAGTATGCGCAAGGTTGACCTGCTCTTCATGTACTGCGGCTTCTACATTGCGTCTGTTGTATCCGCAAGCCTTCTCAAGTACCTCATTACAGTCCTGCAAACCTATATCGGGCAGGAAGCACTGGCGAAGATGCGTAAGGAACTATATGCACACATCCTGACCCTGCCGCTGAGCTATTTCAGAAAGGCCAATCCGGGTATGGTTGTCTCCTCGCTGGTGACCGAACTTGCGCCCGCCGGGGAATATGTAGGCCAGTCAGTAGCTGTCCCGGTTACAAACCTGCTCACGTTGATCGCCTTTGCCGGGTACATGTTCTATCTGAACCCGATCATGGCCGGTATTTCCATCGCCCTGTATCCCTTTGTTATTTATCTGGTTCCCAAGCTCCAGAAAAGATCAAACAAAGCCAACAAGAAAAGGGTCGATACCACCAGACACCTGAGCAGCCACATCAACGAAACAATTTCCGGTATCCACGAAATCCACGGCAACGGTTCCTACCGCATTGAAAACCGTAGATACGGCGCGTTTGTTGACCGTCTTTTCAAGATCAGAATCACCTGGATTCTTTACAAGCAGGGCATCAAAGTCCTGAACAACTTTTTCCAGAATCTTGGCCCCTTCCTGCTCTTTATTGTCGGTGGTTACCTTGCCATTCAAGGTCGTTTCGATCTTGGTGCGCTGGTTGCTTTCCTTTCCGCCTACGAAAAAATTTATGATCCGTGGAAGGAACTTATGGATTTCTATCAGGTCCATAACGATGCCGGTGTCCGCTACAGCAGGGTCATGGAATACTTCGACACCAAGCCTGAATTTGAGCTTGAACCTGAAGGGCGTGAGCCGGTTAAACTCAAAGGCAATATTGAAGTCCAGAACCTCGGCTTCACTGTTTCAGGAAATATCAGGCTGCTCAAGCAGATCAATATGCAGCTCAAACCCGGAGAGCAAATGGCTCTTGTGGGATTTTCCGGCAGTGGTAAAAGTACGCTGGCTCAATGCGTATCCCAACTATATAAATACACGGGAGGCTCGGTAAAAATCGACGGCTATGAGGTTGGAGACCTCACCAAAGCAGACATGGTCCATAATATGGGAATCGTGGCCCAGTCGCCGTTTATTTTCTCCGGCACAATCAAGGACAACCTGCTTTACTCCTGTGCAGCTGTTCTTGAGGGTGACCCCGATGCCGAAAAGAAAATGCCCACCCGCGACAATATGATTGAAGCTGTGCAGCAGGCCGGAATATTCGTAGATGTACTGCGTTTCGGCCTGAACACCCTTCTTGACCCTGAAAAAGAAGCTGACCTTTCGGAGCGGCTGGTCAGGGTGCGTAAAAACTTCCATTCCGACTTCGGTGATCGACTTGCCGAACATGTGGAGTTTTATCAGGACGGCAAGTATCTGGACTTCACCTGCGTAGCCGGAAACATCCTTTTCGGGCATCCGAATGATAACAGCTTCTCCGGCAGGCAGCTTGTAAGCAATGAGTATTTCCAAAACTTCCTCAAGGAAGCACAGCTGGAAACTCCGCTGCTCAGCCTTGGACGAGAGCTTGCAAAGCAGACTGTCGACATTCTGGGTAACCTCCCGCCGGATGAAGTCTTCTTTGAACAAAGTCCCATTCCTTCCGAGGAATTTGAAGAGTACAAGCAACTCACCGGACGTATTGAAGAGACTCCCCTGATGGACCTCAAAGGCAAAGACCGCGAGATGCTTCTGCAACTCGCATTGGGATTTGTTCCCGGAGTTCATAAGATTGTAGCCCTTCCCGCAGTTTTGAAAGGCTTGATCCTTGACGGAAGGCAGATGTTCAATTCCAGAATTACTGAAGACAGGCCGGAAACATTCAGCTTCTACCAGATGGCTGAATTCATCCCCTCTCAGACAATTCTGGACAACATCCTTTTCGGTAAACCGAAAACAGACCATCCCAAGGTTCAGGATGCCATCAACCAGTCCATGATCCAGCTGCTCATCGAGGAAGATCTCCTCGAAACAGTTGTCGAACTGGGCATGGAATTTCAGGTGGGCACCAAAGGCGACAAGCTTTCCGGCGGTCAGTGCCAGAAGCTTGCCATCGCCCGGACCTTCCTCAAGAATCCTCCCATCATGATTATGGACGAGGCCACTTCCGCTCTGGATAACAGATCTCAAAACCGTATTCAGGGACTGCTGGAAACCAAGTGGAAAGGAAAGGCAACGCTTATCTCGGTAATCCACAGGCTGGATACCATTAAAAATTACGACAAAGTGGCAGTCATGAAGGCTGGTAAATTAATGGAAGTTGGTCCCTATGATGAGCTTATGGCCAAGAAGGGACATCTTTATGAACTCGTACATGGAGCACATTAG
- a CDS encoding ATP-binding protein, with amino-acid sequence MVNNLETQTVDSVTSSFSLNSDISELKVLAEKIEIFGSENGISDKTVFELNLVLDELFTNLVSYGCQSDRHKFDLIMELKAGFLTIWIEDDGKKFNPLDAPEPDMECSCEERKVGGLGIHFMRKMMDSIEYAWADGKNKLTLTKNVQ; translated from the coding sequence TTGGTAAATAATCTGGAGACGCAGACAGTAGACAGCGTCACATCTTCTTTTTCGCTGAACTCAGATATTTCTGAGCTCAAGGTTCTTGCTGAGAAAATTGAGATTTTCGGCAGTGAAAACGGCATTTCCGATAAGACAGTGTTTGAGCTTAATCTTGTTCTTGATGAGCTTTTCACTAATCTTGTCAGTTACGGGTGCCAGTCCGACAGGCATAAGTTTGACCTTATCATGGAACTTAAGGCCGGGTTCCTCACCATCTGGATTGAAGATGACGGCAAGAAATTCAATCCTCTTGACGCGCCTGAACCGGATATGGAGTGCAGTTGTGAGGAACGCAAGGTCGGGGGCTTGGGAATCCATTTCATGCGAAAAATGATGGACAGCATTGAATATGCATGGGCAGACGGAAAGAATAAATTGACGTTGACCAAAAATGTTCAATAG
- a CDS encoding STAS domain-containing protein translates to MGLEVGEIKNDGIITFKLKGRLDSNTSNDFEERLLNMIQDGESKIILDFENLEYISSAGLRVLLKAARELKGGDGKLMLCSLKDYIREVFDLSGFVSFLPIYDTMDECMGAF, encoded by the coding sequence ATGGGTCTTGAAGTCGGTGAAATTAAAAACGATGGGATAATTACCTTTAAACTTAAAGGGCGACTTGATTCTAATACATCCAATGATTTTGAAGAAAGGCTGCTGAATATGATTCAGGACGGCGAAAGCAAGATCATTCTGGATTTTGAAAATCTGGAGTACATTTCCAGTGCCGGACTGCGAGTCCTGCTCAAGGCTGCCAGGGAACTCAAGGGCGGAGACGGCAAACTCATGCTTTGTTCCCTCAAGGATTATATCAGGGAAGTTTTTGATCTTTCCGGTTTTGTTTCTTTCCTGCCCATCTACGATACCATGGATGAATGTATGGGTGCCTTCTAG
- a CDS encoding APC family permease, protein MSGIFTSLAVMMSPRGLEAAGHGAGLGGAAFLGLLVLAALSAICTARSMDKLSSGELRATPVDRVAFGFLDAARFFTLTVLAVSWLGLAGYAVNEIFITSFPNLAASFTILGLSVWACLLSKKYSGDLFGGTLTLAFVFFIYVAVMVNQPVAEHMGYPTELPKLFSPLLPAGFVEAGPFGWLQLVFLGVLAFVGFDLPLVFENKGSRAVPAVFLILVAFGLFVWAALLVKTPEELLSSTVPHLAVAAQVLEGKGRLLMGGTIVFATFAGLCALFRLFGHRVRGVLAEDYSRYATGGAAVFIGAIITVMLVNGWAGKDELESLISAGLCFWFGSYALIDLLGIIAMRKAGRFYLPRFLTLGLHAVAAAVCCLNIEFLNYFLYALGCLAVAGVALGFTMKEYCDYPPLEEVSEDNSEEESDSEEGEEVKNDAVQDDPEDEELNIVSYK, encoded by the coding sequence ATGAGCGGTATATTTACATCTCTTGCTGTAATGATGTCTCCAAGGGGACTTGAGGCTGCCGGACATGGTGCCGGGCTGGGCGGGGCTGCTTTTCTGGGACTTCTCGTTCTGGCCGCACTTTCAGCCATCTGTACCGCACGCAGTATGGATAAACTTTCGTCCGGAGAACTGCGGGCCACCCCTGTTGACCGTGTTGCATTCGGATTTCTTGATGCGGCCCGTTTCTTTACCCTGACTGTACTGGCTGTTTCGTGGCTGGGTCTTGCCGGATATGCGGTTAACGAAATTTTTATCACCTCTTTTCCCAATCTTGCTGCATCGTTTACCATTCTCGGCCTGTCTGTCTGGGCTTGCCTGCTTTCAAAGAAATACTCCGGAGATCTTTTCGGGGGAACTTTGACTCTGGCTTTTGTTTTCTTCATTTATGTGGCGGTGATGGTCAATCAACCCGTAGCCGAGCACATGGGCTATCCAACAGAACTGCCGAAATTGTTTTCTCCGCTACTGCCTGCCGGATTTGTTGAAGCCGGACCATTTGGCTGGCTGCAATTGGTATTTTTGGGCGTACTCGCCTTTGTGGGCTTTGACTTGCCGCTGGTTTTTGAAAACAAGGGGTCAAGGGCCGTTCCTGCTGTTTTTTTGATTCTTGTTGCCTTCGGGCTTTTTGTCTGGGCAGCCCTGCTTGTCAAGACTCCTGAAGAGTTGCTCAGCTCAACTGTTCCCCATCTTGCGGTTGCTGCGCAGGTTCTTGAAGGCAAAGGTCGCCTGCTTATGGGCGGAACCATTGTGTTTGCAACCTTTGCAGGGCTTTGTGCCTTGTTTCGTCTTTTCGGGCACCGGGTTCGCGGGGTTCTTGCAGAGGATTACTCCCGCTATGCAACCGGGGGCGCGGCAGTCTTCATTGGCGCGATCATCACTGTTATGCTGGTCAATGGTTGGGCTGGAAAGGATGAACTGGAATCCCTCATTTCCGCAGGTCTTTGTTTCTGGTTCGGGTCTTACGCCCTGATTGATTTGCTGGGGATTATCGCCATGCGCAAGGCTGGACGTTTTTATCTGCCCAGATTTTTGACTTTGGGATTGCATGCGGTTGCCGCTGCTGTCTGCTGTTTGAATATCGAATTCCTCAATTACTTTCTTTATGCACTCGGCTGTCTGGCCGTGGCAGGGGTTGCCCTTGGTTTTACCATGAAGGAATATTGCGATTATCCTCCGCTGGAAGAAGTTTCCGAAGATAACAGCGAAGAGGAATCAGATTCTGAAGAAGGCGAAGAAGTTAAGAATGATGCGGTTCAGGATGATCCTGAAGACGAAGAGTTGAATATAGTCAGTTATAAATAA